In a genomic window of Rhodovulum sp. P5:
- a CDS encoding glycosyltransferase family 39 protein — translation MTDRFRKLARLVLEREPGPAGQALPTARQAWAPLLLAAALLAIFAAVYIPMLPTGGISQYDEFTTLDRTMGFARQDDWLTVYYKNEPSFRKPPLQYWMSAGLMQAGVDQTLAVRLPSMVFALATLVATGLLAALVMPWNLWAVPAAMLLLASSTQFWAYAASAMLDSGAALFAVLALAAALVALRRPGWWYACALAVGLGAWQKAPVPLVLVGLFLFLLAKVGSGFRYADIKTNVHFRYALRLALVLTFAWPAFQTVLYGYEVIEDLYGGQMIERFAPVAPLKQPRGWEQFEQLVIVGEPVLRWAGIAALLWLPWRLKRPELRVLPALFAIYVVAMLLAGGSVYSRYTLIFLPLLPVALAAVSLSFFRRPWAPLLLVLVVSAVSGSPFKSPETLGVYQSDKLQTQLQVLAEVGQSLRPEERLITCNWNRDSRFLPGAVSILASGGRVFVGLNTPTQFDRYHEMGRLDGPVRGVCTAEELDEILPRLEGVKRERMLADYVVWTAEAVN, via the coding sequence ATGACAGACCGTTTTCGGAAACTTGCACGCCTTGTGTTGGAGCGTGAGCCGGGTCCGGCCGGGCAGGCATTGCCCACGGCCCGGCAGGCATGGGCCCCTTTGCTGCTGGCCGCCGCGCTGCTGGCGATATTCGCGGCTGTCTACATCCCGATGCTGCCGACCGGCGGGATCAGCCAGTATGACGAGTTTACGACCCTAGACCGCACGATGGGCTTTGCCCGGCAGGACGACTGGCTGACGGTTTATTACAAGAACGAGCCGAGCTTCCGCAAACCGCCCCTGCAATACTGGATGAGTGCGGGGCTGATGCAGGCCGGTGTCGATCAGACCTTGGCCGTGCGGCTGCCCTCGATGGTCTTTGCCCTGGCAACGCTTGTGGCGACGGGGCTGCTGGCGGCCCTGGTGATGCCGTGGAACCTGTGGGCCGTGCCCGCGGCGATGCTTCTTCTGGCAAGCTCCACGCAGTTCTGGGCTTATGCCGCCTCGGCAATGCTCGACAGTGGGGCCGCGCTGTTTGCCGTGCTTGCGCTGGCCGCGGCGCTTGTCGCCCTGCGCCGTCCGGGCTGGTGGTATGCCTGTGCGCTGGCCGTCGGTCTGGGGGCGTGGCAGAAGGCGCCCGTGCCGTTGGTCCTGGTCGGGTTGTTCCTTTTCTTGCTGGCAAAGGTCGGGTCGGGCTTCCGTTATGCCGACATCAAGACAAACGTCCATTTCCGCTATGCGCTTCGTCTTGCACTGGTGCTGACCTTCGCCTGGCCGGCATTCCAGACGGTGCTGTACGGCTATGAAGTGATCGAGGACCTCTATGGCGGGCAGATGATCGAACGGTTCGCGCCAGTTGCACCGCTGAAACAGCCGCGCGGGTGGGAGCAGTTCGAACAACTCGTCATCGTGGGTGAACCGGTACTGCGCTGGGCCGGGATCGCGGCGCTTCTCTGGTTGCCGTGGCGGCTGAAACGTCCGGAGTTGCGCGTGCTTCCGGCGCTCTTTGCGATCTACGTCGTCGCCATGCTGCTGGCGGGCGGCAGCGTCTATTCCCGCTATACGCTGATCTTCCTGCCGCTGTTGCCGGTGGCACTGGCCGCAGTCTCCCTGTCTTTCTTCCGGCGGCCCTGGGCGCCCTTGTTGCTGGTCCTCGTCGTGTCAGCCGTCAGCGGCAGCCCTTTCAAATCGCCCGAGACACTGGGAGTGTACCAAAGCGACAAGCTGCAGACGCAGTTGCAGGTGCTGGCAGAGGTCGGGCAAAGCCTGAGACCGGAGGAACGGCTGATCACCTGCAACTGGAACCGGGACAGCCGGTTCCTGCCGGGTGCGGTGTCCATCCTCGCCTCGGGCGGGCGGGTGTTTGTCGGTCTCAATACGCCGACCCAGTTTGACAGGTATCACGAGATGGGGCGGCTCGACGGGCCGGTGCGTGGCGTTTGCACCGCTGAGGAACTGGACGAAATCTTGCCGCGTCTGGAGGGCGTGAAACGGGAGCGGATGCTCGCGGACTATGTTGTCTGGACGGCGGAGGCCGTGAACTGA
- a CDS encoding endonuclease/exonuclease/phosphatase family protein, protein MRLATYNVEWFDNLFDDAGMLLDDNGWSGRQNVRRHEQIEALGIVFTALDADGVMVIEAPDHNGRRATVPALETFARVMGLRARRAIVGFVNDTQQEIAFLYDPDRLSVRHDPRGDPTGKKGAPDAPRFDGVFRIDVDVDTAPELIRFSKPPLELAVETASGAAFRMIGVHAKSKAPHGARTPDEVIRISIANRRKQLAQCVWLRQRVETHLAEGAPLVVLGDFNDGPGLDEYEKLFGSSGVEIVLGIDGPPEERLFDPHARQALQAPLAAKPTTARFFIAKEDRYLSALLDYVMISSDLRDRSPEWRIWHPFDDPAIYGVPELRQALLTASDHFPVTLDISL, encoded by the coding sequence GTGAGACTGGCAACCTATAACGTCGAGTGGTTCGACAACCTCTTTGACGATGCCGGTATGCTTCTGGATGATAACGGTTGGTCGGGCCGACAGAACGTGCGCCGGCACGAGCAGATCGAGGCGCTGGGCATCGTCTTCACCGCGCTTGATGCCGACGGGGTAATGGTGATCGAAGCCCCGGATCACAACGGCCGCCGTGCCACCGTGCCGGCGTTAGAGACCTTTGCCCGCGTCATGGGCCTGCGCGCCCGCCGGGCCATCGTGGGCTTCGTGAACGATACCCAGCAGGAGATCGCCTTTCTCTACGATCCCGATCGCCTGTCGGTGCGCCACGATCCCAGGGGCGATCCGACAGGCAAGAAGGGGGCGCCCGATGCGCCGCGTTTCGACGGGGTGTTCCGGATCGACGTCGATGTCGACACCGCCCCCGAACTGATCCGTTTTTCCAAGCCGCCCCTGGAACTGGCGGTCGAAACGGCCAGCGGAGCCGCCTTTCGGATGATCGGTGTGCACGCCAAGTCGAAGGCGCCCCATGGCGCCAGGACCCCGGATGAGGTGATCCGGATATCCATCGCCAACCGTCGCAAGCAACTTGCCCAATGCGTCTGGCTGCGCCAGCGGGTAGAGACGCATCTGGCCGAGGGCGCGCCGCTGGTGGTTCTGGGGGATTTCAACGATGGCCCCGGGCTTGATGAATACGAAAAGCTGTTTGGCAGCTCCGGCGTGGAAATCGTTCTGGGGATCGATGGCCCGCCTGAAGAACGCCTGTTCGACCCCCATGCACGGCAGGCCCTGCAGGCCCCGCTTGCGGCCAAGCCGACCACGGCGCGCTTTTTCATCGCCAAGGAAGACCGGTATCTGTCGGCCTTGCTGGACTATGTGATGATCTCCTCCGACCTGCGCGACCGCTCGCCCGAATGGCGCATCTGGCATCCGTTCGACGACCCGGCGATCTATGGCGTGCCGGAGCTGCGTCAGGCGCTGTTGACCGCGTCGGACCACTTCCCGGTTACACTCGATATCTCGCTTTGA
- a CDS encoding molecular chaperone DjiA, producing the protein MSLWSRIADAISALAKGESLATVFDHLRTPPERTVAFTIAVIALGAKMAKADGRVTRDEVAAFREVFTIPPAEEANAARVFDLARQDVAGFEEYAHRIRRMFKETDGAICDLMEGLFFIALADGAYHPAEDAFLSRVAEIFGLTGRQFRTLRARFVPDAHPDPYTVLGVDPSDDLDTIRAAWRAEVRESHPDRMQARGVPEEAVKLAEKRLIAVNAAWEAISAERGR; encoded by the coding sequence ATGTCGCTGTGGTCCCGCATCGCCGATGCCATCTCTGCGCTTGCCAAGGGGGAAAGCCTGGCAACGGTCTTCGACCATTTGCGCACCCCGCCAGAACGGACCGTCGCCTTTACCATCGCCGTGATTGCGCTGGGCGCAAAGATGGCCAAGGCCGACGGGCGCGTGACGCGCGATGAGGTTGCGGCCTTCCGCGAGGTGTTCACCATCCCGCCCGCAGAAGAGGCCAACGCCGCCCGCGTTTTCGACCTTGCCCGGCAGGACGTCGCCGGTTTCGAGGAATACGCCCACCGCATCCGCCGCATGTTCAAGGAAACCGATGGCGCGATCTGCGACCTGATGGAGGGGCTGTTCTTCATCGCGCTGGCCGATGGGGCCTATCACCCGGCGGAAGACGCCTTTCTGTCCCGCGTGGCCGAAATCTTCGGCCTGACCGGGCGGCAGTTTCGCACCTTGCGGGCGCGGTTCGTGCCCGATGCGCATCCCGACCCCTACACGGTTCTGGGCGTCGATCCGAGCGACGACCTGGACACGATCCGCGCCGCGTGGCGGGCGGAGGTGCGCGAAAGCCATCCCGACCGGATGCAGGCCCGCGGCGTCCCGGAAGAGGCTGTGAAACTGGCCGAAAAGCGTCTGATCGCCGTCAACGCCGCATGGGAGGCGATATCGGCAGAGCGTGGGCGGTGA
- a CDS encoding GNAT family N-acetyltransferase: protein MTIRNATPAEADRIAAIWNGYIRDTLVTFNATTKTAEEVAGIIAGRAAADQGFLVADGGEGVLGFATYGQFRSGIGYARTMEHTVLLSPAARGRGLGHALMAALETHAAARGVHSMIAGVSGANPDGVAFHAARGYAQLARLPEVGFKAGQWLDLVLMQKRLDAAPDFPATRE, encoded by the coding sequence ATGACGATCCGAAACGCAACGCCAGCAGAGGCCGACCGCATCGCGGCGATCTGGAACGGCTATATCCGCGACACGCTGGTGACTTTCAACGCCACCACAAAGACGGCGGAGGAGGTGGCCGGGATCATCGCGGGGCGCGCGGCGGCGGATCAGGGGTTTCTGGTCGCCGATGGGGGCGAGGGCGTTCTGGGGTTTGCCACCTACGGCCAGTTCCGGTCCGGCATCGGCTATGCCCGCACGATGGAACATACGGTCCTGCTTTCCCCGGCGGCGCGGGGGCGGGGGCTTGGCCATGCGCTGATGGCCGCACTTGAAACCCATGCCGCTGCGCGCGGCGTGCATTCGATGATTGCCGGGGTCAGTGGCGCAAATCCGGACGGCGTGGCCTTTCACGCCGCCCGCGGTTACGCGCAGCTCGCCCGCCTGCCGGAAGTCGGGTTCAAGGCGGGGCAATGGCTGGATCTGGTGCTGATGCAAAAGCGGCTTGACGCCGCGCCTGACTTTCCCGCGACGCGGGAGTAA
- the nhaA gene encoding Na+/H+ antiporter NhaA yields the protein MLQRAIDRFFNHDASGGILLMLSAVAALAVANSSLQPAYDGFLNAILTVKLNGEGLEKPLILWINDGLMAVFFFLIGLELKREMLEGKLKKPADVILPGMAAVGGMALPAIVYATLNWGNAETIGGWAIPAATDIAFALGVLALLGDRVPSALKVFLLTLAILDDLGAIVIIALFYTADLKVDYLLLALLPLAGLIALNLKGAHRVGPSILLGIVMWFFVLKSGVHATLAGVITAFCIPLTDKWGKSPLHALEHSLSPYVLYFIVPVFAFANAGVVLAGLSLTDLLSPLPLGVALGLILGKQIGVFGVTFLLVKSGLARLPEGVNWMHIYGLACLAGIGFTMSLFIGSLSFADQSLMNNVRLGVLAGSAISAVLGYLALRFLAAPAPKSQAAVAE from the coding sequence ATGCTCCAGCGCGCAATCGACAGGTTTTTCAACCACGACGCCTCCGGCGGAATACTCCTGATGCTTTCGGCGGTGGCGGCGCTGGCAGTAGCAAACTCCTCGCTTCAGCCGGCCTATGACGGGTTTCTCAATGCGATCCTGACGGTCAAGCTGAATGGCGAAGGGTTGGAAAAGCCCCTGATCCTGTGGATCAATGACGGGCTGATGGCGGTCTTCTTCTTCCTGATCGGCCTGGAGCTGAAGCGGGAGATGCTGGAAGGCAAGCTGAAGAAGCCCGCCGATGTCATCCTTCCGGGCATGGCGGCGGTGGGCGGGATGGCCCTGCCCGCGATCGTCTATGCAACGCTGAACTGGGGCAATGCCGAGACGATCGGCGGATGGGCGATCCCGGCGGCCACCGATATCGCCTTTGCGCTTGGCGTGCTGGCGCTGCTGGGCGACCGGGTGCCTTCGGCGTTGAAGGTTTTCCTGCTGACCCTGGCGATCCTTGACGACCTTGGCGCCATCGTGATCATCGCCCTGTTCTATACCGCCGATCTGAAGGTGGACTATCTGCTGCTGGCGCTGCTGCCGCTGGCCGGGCTGATCGCGCTGAACCTCAAGGGCGCCCACAGGGTCGGTCCGTCGATCCTGCTGGGCATCGTGATGTGGTTCTTCGTTCTGAAATCGGGCGTTCATGCGACCCTTGCGGGGGTTATCACCGCCTTCTGCATCCCGCTGACGGACAAGTGGGGCAAGTCCCCCTTGCACGCGCTGGAACATTCACTGTCGCCCTATGTGCTCTATTTCATCGTGCCGGTCTTTGCCTTTGCGAATGCAGGTGTCGTGCTGGCGGGTCTGTCCCTGACAGACCTGCTGTCGCCCCTGCCGCTGGGCGTTGCGCTTGGTCTGATCCTCGGCAAGCAGATCGGCGTGTTCGGCGTGACGTTCCTGCTGGTCAAATCCGGACTTGCCCGCCTGCCCGAGGGGGTGAACTGGATGCACATCTACGGGCTGGCCTGCCTTGCAGGGATCGGCTTCACGATGTCGCTGTTCATCGGCTCGCTCAGCTTCGCGGACCAGTCGCTTATGAACAATGTCCGGCTGGGCGTTCTGGCGGGCTCGGCGATCTCGGCCGTCCTCGGCTATCTGGCGCTTCGGTTCCTCGCCGCGCCTGCACCCAAATCGCAAGCCGCGGTGGCCGAGTAA
- the scpA gene encoding methylmalonyl-CoA mutase: MTDKTEAWAEMAAKELRGRSLDDLTWETPEGIAVKPLYTEDDTEGLDHMGSVPGSAPYTRGPKATMYAGRPWTIRQYAGFSTAEESNAFYRKALAAGQQGVSVAFDLATHRGYDSDHPRVVGDVGKAGVAIDSVEDMKILFDGIPLDKVSVSMTMNGAVIPIMANFIVAGEEQGVDRQLLSGTIQNDILKEFMVRNTYIYPPEPSMRIISDIIEYTSSDMPKFNSISISGYHMQEAGANLVQELAFTLADGKEYVKAALARGLDVDAFAGRLSFFFAIGTNFFMEIAKLRAARFLWHRIMSEFNPKNPKSLMLRTHCQTSGVSLQEQDPYNNIVRTAYEAMSAVLGGTQSLHTNAFDEAIALPTEFSARIARNTQLILQNETKVTKVVDPLAGSYYVEKLTADLADAAWKIIQEVDEMGGMTKAVASGMPKLRIEEAAAKWQARVDRGEEVIVGVNKFRLEKEDEIDILDIDNVKVRQSQIARIEKIRAARDQSACDQALADLEGAARSGEGNLLRLAVEAARARATVGEISMAMEKAFGRHSADVRTLSGVYGAAYEGDNDFEAIQKSVDAFAEEEGRRPRMLVVKMGQDGHDRGAKVIATAFADIGFDVDVGTLFQTPEEAAQDAVDNDVHVVGISSLAAGHKTLAPKLIEALKAQGADDIIVICGGVIPHQDYEFLHNAGVKAIFGPGTNIPSAAKDVLRLIREARS; encoded by the coding sequence ATGACGGACAAGACCGAAGCCTGGGCCGAAATGGCCGCGAAAGAGCTGCGCGGGCGCAGTCTGGACGATTTGACCTGGGAGACGCCGGAAGGCATCGCGGTCAAGCCGCTTTACACCGAGGATGACACCGAGGGGCTGGATCACATGGGCTCCGTCCCGGGTTCTGCGCCCTATACGCGCGGCCCCAAGGCGACGATGTATGCCGGCCGGCCCTGGACGATCCGGCAATATGCGGGCTTTTCCACGGCCGAGGAATCGAATGCCTTCTACCGCAAGGCGCTGGCCGCGGGGCAACAGGGGGTCTCGGTCGCCTTCGACCTGGCCACGCACCGGGGCTATGACAGCGACCACCCCCGCGTCGTGGGCGATGTTGGCAAGGCCGGTGTGGCCATCGACAGCGTCGAGGACATGAAGATCCTCTTTGACGGCATCCCGCTGGACAAGGTCTCGGTGTCGATGACCATGAACGGTGCGGTGATCCCGATCATGGCCAATTTCATCGTCGCGGGGGAGGAGCAGGGCGTCGACCGGCAGCTGCTGTCGGGCACCATCCAGAACGACATCCTGAAAGAGTTCATGGTGCGCAACACATATATCTATCCGCCCGAACCGTCGATGCGGATCATCTCGGACATCATCGAATACACCTCGTCCGACATGCCCAAGTTCAACTCGATCTCGATCTCGGGCTACCACATGCAAGAGGCCGGCGCGAACCTCGTGCAGGAGCTGGCCTTCACGCTGGCCGACGGCAAGGAATATGTGAAGGCGGCGCTGGCCCGCGGGCTGGACGTCGATGCCTTTGCCGGGCGGCTGTCGTTCTTCTTTGCCATCGGCACGAACTTCTTCATGGAAATCGCCAAGCTGCGCGCCGCCCGTTTCCTGTGGCACCGCATCATGAGCGAGTTCAATCCCAAGAACCCGAAATCGCTGATGCTGCGGACCCACTGCCAGACCTCTGGCGTGTCGCTGCAGGAGCAGGACCCCTATAACAACATCGTCCGCACAGCGTACGAGGCGATGAGCGCGGTTCTGGGTGGCACCCAGTCGCTCCACACCAACGCCTTTGACGAGGCGATCGCGCTGCCTACCGAATTCTCGGCCCGGATCGCGCGGAACACTCAGCTGATCCTGCAGAACGAGACCAAGGTGACCAAGGTCGTCGACCCGCTTGCCGGTTCCTATTATGTCGAAAAGCTGACCGCCGATCTGGCCGATGCGGCGTGGAAGATCATTCAGGAAGTCGACGAAATGGGCGGGATGACCAAGGCGGTCGCCAGCGGCATGCCCAAGCTTCGGATCGAGGAGGCCGCCGCCAAATGGCAGGCCCGCGTCGACCGCGGCGAAGAGGTCATCGTCGGCGTCAACAAGTTCCGGCTGGAGAAAGAGGACGAGATCGACATCCTCGACATCGACAACGTCAAGGTGCGCCAGTCGCAGATCGCGCGGATCGAGAAGATACGGGCCGCCCGCGATCAGTCCGCTTGCGACCAGGCGCTGGCCGATCTGGAAGGCGCCGCACGCAGCGGCGAAGGAAACCTCTTGCGCCTCGCGGTCGAGGCCGCGCGGGCCCGCGCCACGGTAGGGGAGATCAGCATGGCAATGGAAAAGGCATTCGGGCGGCACAGTGCCGATGTGCGCACGCTTTCGGGCGTCTACGGTGCGGCCTATGAGGGCGACAACGACTTCGAGGCGATCCAGAAATCCGTCGATGCCTTCGCCGAGGAAGAAGGCCGTCGTCCGCGGATGCTTGTCGTCAAGATGGGGCAGGACGGGCACGACCGCGGCGCCAAGGTGATCGCCACCGCCTTTGCCGATATCGGGTTTGACGTCGATGTGGGTACGCTATTCCAGACGCCGGAAGAGGCCGCGCAGGACGCCGTCGACAACGACGTGCATGTCGTGGGCATCTCGTCTCTGGCGGCCGGTCACAAGACGCTGGCGCCCAAACTGATCGAAGCGCTGAAGGCGCAGGGCGCGGACGACATCATCGTGATCTGCGGCGGCGTGATCCCGCATCAGGATTACGAGTTCCTGCACAATGCCGGGGTCAAGGCGATCTTTGGGCCGGGCACCAACATCCCGTCTGCCGCCAAGGACGTTCTTCGCCTGATCCGCGAGGCGCGGTCCTGA
- a CDS encoding DUF4174 domain-containing protein, with amino-acid sequence MKNRFAVLLFAGLVPLAGAAWSVEDPAPLVMWQADHSVVLQAKDVELADFHWIARPVVVFADSPADPRFRQQMEFLMARMEELSERDVVVIADTEPTAQSALRTKLRPRGFMLVLIGKDGGVKLRKPFPWDVREISRSIDKMPMRQQEIRDRR; translated from the coding sequence ATGAAAAATCGTTTCGCGGTTCTTTTGTTCGCGGGCCTCGTGCCCCTTGCCGGCGCAGCCTGGTCCGTCGAGGACCCCGCGCCCCTTGTCATGTGGCAGGCGGATCATTCGGTCGTCCTTCAGGCGAAGGATGTGGAGCTTGCCGACTTCCACTGGATCGCCCGGCCCGTCGTCGTCTTTGCCGACAGCCCGGCCGACCCGCGGTTCCGCCAGCAGATGGAATTCCTGATGGCGCGCATGGAGGAGTTGTCCGAGCGCGACGTGGTGGTGATCGCCGACACCGAACCCACGGCGCAAAGCGCGCTGCGCACCAAGTTGCGCCCGCGCGGCTTCATGCTGGTGCTGATCGGCAAGGATGGCGGCGTCAAGCTGCGCAAGCCCTTCCCGTGGGATGTGCGCGAAATCAGCCGATCCATCGACAAGATGCCAATGCGGCAACAGGAAATCCGCGACCGGCGCTAG
- a CDS encoding restriction endonuclease, whose amino-acid sequence MIPDFQTLMRPVLQSAETGERRVSDVIEDMCDQFGLTEAERSELLSSGRQTRMANRVHWARGYLKQAGLVRATRRGFFETTEEGRRALAEAPERITIKYLERYPSFLEFKTRKKASRAGEDPVEASSAESVTQATPDEIMAEAEEEIRSGLASELLARLREGSPKFFEETVVRLLMAMGYGGPKGRSAVLGGAGDDGVDGVIDKDPLGVDQVYVQAKRYAEGTSVGSGEIRDFFGALGMKDVARGIFVTTAHFSLAAKATAEKLGARIVLIDGPRLAELMIAYEVGCQVKQVFQVHEIDEGFFE is encoded by the coding sequence GTGATCCCGGATTTCCAAACCTTGATGCGACCCGTTCTCCAGTCGGCCGAGACTGGAGAACGGCGTGTCTCGGACGTCATCGAAGACATGTGCGACCAGTTCGGCTTGACTGAGGCAGAGCGTTCCGAACTGCTCTCCAGTGGTCGGCAGACCCGTATGGCCAACCGGGTTCACTGGGCGCGGGGGTACCTCAAGCAGGCAGGTCTTGTGCGTGCGACGCGCCGCGGATTTTTCGAGACGACTGAGGAAGGCCGCCGCGCACTTGCCGAAGCACCTGAGCGGATAACGATCAAGTATCTTGAACGCTACCCGTCATTTCTTGAGTTCAAGACGCGGAAGAAAGCGAGCCGTGCAGGAGAAGACCCAGTAGAGGCCTCGTCCGCGGAAAGCGTGACGCAAGCCACGCCTGATGAGATTATGGCTGAGGCCGAAGAGGAAATTCGTTCCGGCTTGGCATCCGAACTGCTCGCGAGGTTGCGAGAAGGCTCACCCAAGTTCTTCGAGGAGACCGTCGTGCGTCTCCTTATGGCAATGGGCTATGGGGGGCCTAAGGGCAGATCGGCAGTCTTGGGCGGTGCCGGGGACGATGGGGTTGACGGCGTGATCGACAAGGATCCGCTCGGGGTCGATCAGGTCTATGTCCAAGCCAAGCGATACGCGGAAGGGACGAGTGTCGGGTCGGGCGAGATCCGTGATTTCTTCGGCGCCCTTGGTATGAAGGATGTCGCCCGAGGAATCTTTGTAACAACTGCGCATTTTTCCCTGGCAGCAAAGGCCACGGCGGAAAAGTTGGGAGCCCGGATCGTTCTTATTGACGGGCCACGGCTGGCGGAACTGATGATCGCCTACGAAGTCGGGTGTCAGGTCAAGCAGGTGTTTCAGGTCCATGAGATTGACGAGGGTTTTTTCGAGTGA
- a CDS encoding acetyl/propionyl/methylcrotonyl-CoA carboxylase subunit alpha, which produces MFEKILIANRGEIACRVIKTARKMGIKTVAVYSDADRNALHVEMADEAIHIGPPPANQSYIVIDKIMKAIEESGAEAVHPGYGFLSENKLFAEALDKAGVVFIGPPAGAIESMGDKITSKKIAQEAGVSTVPGYMGLIEDADEAVKISREIGYPVMIKASAGGGGKGMRIAWTDEEAREGFQSSKNEAANSFGDDRIFIEKFVTQPRHIEIQVLADKHGNCIYLGERECSIQRRNQKVIEEAPSPFLDAATRKAMGEQAVALAKAVGYASAGTVEFIVDGEKNFYFLEMNTRLQVEHPVTELITGIDLVEQMIKVAAGEKLKITQADVKLHGWAMESRLYAEDPYRNFLPSIGRLTRYRPPAESAHETAVVRNDTGVFEGGEISMYYDPMIAKLCTWGPTRDQAIEEMRTALDAFEVEGIGHNLPFLAAVMEHPKFCAGDMTTAFIAEEYPEGFDGVKLQSEELRKVAAAAAAMFRVAEIRRTRISDRMDNHERTVGSDWVLVADGTRFDVRIDADHEGSTVHFDEGDHHRVTSNWTPGQPLAHLKIDGEPLVLKVGKAPHGFRIRHRGADFKVAVYTPRQAELAALMPEKLPPDTSKLLLCPMPGLIVKIDVEEGQEVQEGQALCTVEAMKMENILRAERKGTVAKINAGPGDSLAVDEVIMEFE; this is translated from the coding sequence ATGTTCGAAAAGATCCTGATCGCGAACCGGGGCGAGATCGCCTGCCGGGTCATCAAGACCGCCCGCAAGATGGGTATCAAGACGGTTGCCGTCTATTCGGACGCCGACCGCAACGCCCTGCATGTAGAGATGGCGGACGAGGCGATCCATATCGGCCCGCCGCCCGCGAACCAGTCCTACATCGTGATCGACAAGATCATGAAGGCGATCGAGGAAAGCGGCGCCGAGGCCGTGCATCCAGGCTATGGCTTCCTGTCCGAGAACAAGCTGTTTGCCGAGGCGCTGGACAAGGCCGGCGTCGTCTTCATCGGCCCCCCGGCCGGTGCGATCGAATCCATGGGCGACAAGATCACCTCCAAGAAGATCGCGCAGGAGGCCGGGGTTTCTACCGTTCCCGGTTACATGGGCCTGATCGAGGATGCCGACGAGGCGGTGAAGATCAGCCGCGAGATCGGTTATCCCGTGATGATCAAGGCCAGCGCCGGCGGCGGCGGCAAGGGCATGCGCATCGCCTGGACGGATGAAGAGGCGCGCGAGGGTTTCCAGTCGTCCAAGAACGAGGCGGCGAACTCCTTCGGCGATGACCGGATCTTCATCGAGAAATTCGTCACCCAACCCCGCCATATCGAGATCCAGGTGCTGGCCGACAAGCATGGCAATTGCATCTATCTGGGCGAACGCGAATGTTCGATCCAGCGGCGGAACCAGAAAGTCATCGAGGAGGCGCCGTCGCCCTTCCTTGACGCCGCAACCCGCAAGGCGATGGGCGAACAGGCCGTCGCATTGGCCAAGGCCGTGGGCTATGCCAGCGCGGGCACCGTGGAGTTCATCGTCGATGGAGAGAAGAACTTCTACTTCCTCGAAATGAACACTCGCCTGCAGGTGGAACATCCCGTTACCGAACTGATCACCGGCATCGATCTGGTCGAGCAGATGATCAAGGTTGCGGCAGGCGAAAAACTCAAGATCACGCAGGCCGACGTCAAACTGCATGGCTGGGCGATGGAAAGCCGGCTGTATGCCGAGGATCCCTATCGCAACTTCCTGCCCTCTATCGGGCGGCTGACCCGCTATCGCCCGCCCGCGGAATCCGCCCACGAAACCGCTGTCGTCCGGAACGACACCGGCGTCTTCGAGGGCGGCGAGATCAGCATGTATTACGACCCGATGATCGCCAAGCTGTGCACGTGGGGCCCGACCCGCGATCAGGCGATTGAAGAAATGCGCACCGCGCTGGATGCGTTCGAGGTCGAAGGGATCGGCCACAACCTGCCCTTCCTTGCCGCGGTGATGGAACATCCCAAGTTCTGCGCCGGCGACATGACCACCGCCTTCATCGCCGAGGAATATCCCGAAGGCTTCGACGGCGTGAAACTGCAATCGGAAGAGCTGCGCAAGGTGGCCGCGGCGGCGGCCGCGATGTTCCGCGTGGCCGAGATCCGGCGCACGCGGATTTCCGACCGGATGGACAACCACGAGCGCACGGTCGGCAGCGACTGGGTGCTGGTGGCGGACGGTACGCGCTTCGACGTCAGGATCGACGCGGACCATGAAGGCTCCACCGTGCATTTCGACGAAGGCGATCACCACCGCGTCACGTCGAACTGGACCCCGGGCCAACCGCTGGCGCATCTCAAGATCGACGGCGAGCCGCTGGTTCTGAAGGTCGGCAAGGCGCCCCACGGGTTCCGCATCCGCCATCGCGGGGCCGATTTCAAGGTTGCGGTCTACACGCCCCGGCAGGCCGAACTGGCCGCGCTGATGCCCGAGAAACTGCCGCCCGATACCTCCAAGCTGCTTCTGTGTCCGATGCCGGGCCTGATCGTGAAGATCGACGTCGAAGAGGGGCAGGAGGTGCAGGAAGGCCAGGCGCTGTGCACTGTCGAGGCGATGAAGATGGAAAATATCCTGCGGGCCGAGCGCAAGGGCACCGTTGCCAAGATCAACGCCGGCCCCGGCGACAGCCTTGCCGTGGATGAAGTGATCATGGAGTTCGAGTGA